Proteins from one Rosa chinensis cultivar Old Blush chromosome 7, RchiOBHm-V2, whole genome shotgun sequence genomic window:
- the LOC112179741 gene encoding putative cell division cycle ATPase, with protein MEQKGILLSALGVGMGVGVGLGLASGQTMSKWAGNEGLSNGITPDRVEQEMLRQIVDGRDSKVTFDQFPYYLNEQTRVLLTSAAYVHLKRAEVSKHTRNLSPASRAILLSGPAELYQQLLAKALAHYFQAKLLLLDVTDFSLKIQSKYGTGNKASAFKRSTSEMTLDRLSGLFGSFSIFPQKEEPKGTLRRQSSGVDLGSRGLEGSKNAPKLRRNASAAANISNLASQGTPSNPASLKRTSSWSFDERLFIQSLYKVLVYVSKTTPIVLYLRDIDNILSRSQRIYNLFQKMLDKLSGAVLILGSRIVDLDNDYRDVDDRLTALFPYNIEIRPPENESHLVSWKTQLEEDMKMIQVQDNKNHIMEVLSANDLDCDDLGSICIADTMDLSHYIEEIVVSAVSYHLMNNRDPEYRNGKLVISSKSLSHGLSIFQEGKFGGKATMKLEAQAEFSKEAGKEGAAGANPETKAESTAPEKKSGAETVASLVKPEPLTIKTESSAPKTDADNPVPAFKAPEVPDNEFEKRIRPEVIPADEIGVTFSDIGALEEIKESLQELVMLPLRRPDLFNGGLLKPCRGILLFGPPGSGKTMLAKAIAREAGASFINVSMSTITSKWFGEDEKNVRALFTLASKVSPTIIFVDEVDSMLGQRTRVGEHEAMRKIKNEFMTHWDGLMTKQGERILVLAATNRPFDLDEAIIRRFERRILVGLPTAENREMIMRTLLSKEKVDDQLDFKELATMTEGYSGSDLKNLCTTAAYRPVRELIQAERQKDLEKKKRAAEGQNQQDASEERNPDAVSDTKEEQKEARVITLRPLNMEDFRQAKNQVAASFAAEGASMNELKQWNDLYGEGGSRKKEQLSYFL; from the exons ATGGAGCAGAAAGGTATACTGCTTTCGGCGTTGGGTGTGGGGATGGGGGTCGGAGTCGGTCTTGGGCTGGCTTCGGGTCAGACGATGAGCAAATGGGCCGGAAACGAGGGCTTGTCTAACGGCATAACTCCAGACAGGGTGGAGCAGGAGATGCTACGACAGATCGTTGATGGCAGAGACAGTAAGGTCACGTTCGACCAATTCCCTTATTATCTCAA TGAACAGACTCGAGTGTTGTTAACGAGTGCGGCCTATGTCCATCTGAAGAGGGCTGAGGTTTCTAAGCACACCCGGAATCTTTCTCCGGCGAGTCGGGCTATTTTGCTCTCGGGGCCTGCTG AACTCTACCAACAACTGCTTGCCAAGGCTTTAGCCCATTACTTCCAAGCCAAGTTGCTGCTCTTAGATGTAACAGATTTTTCATTAAAG ATTCAGAGCAAATATGGTACTGGCAATAAAGCATCT GCTTTTAAAAGGTCCACTTCGGAGATGACACTAGATCGGCTCTCTGGTCTATTTggatcattttcaatttttcctcAAAAGGAGGAACCCAAAG GCACATTACGAAGGCAAAGCAGCGGTGTGGATTTAGGATCCAG GGGACTAGAAGGTTCTAAAAATGCTCCAAAGCTTCGTAGAAATGCTTCTGCTGCAGCTAATATCAGTAACCTTGCTTCTCAGGGAACTCCTTCAAATCCAG CTTCTCTTAAGCGCACAAGCAGCTGGTCTTTTGATGAAAGACTTTTCATACAGTCCCTGTACAAG GTCTTGGTTTATGTTTCAAAAACCACTCCCATTGTGCTGTATCTGAGGGACATCGACAACATCTTATCTAGATCTCAAAGGATATATAACTTGTTCCAGAAAATGTTGGATAAATTATCCGGAGCTGTGCTGATCCTTGGTTCCCGAATTGTGGATTTGGATAATGACTACAGAGACGTTGATGACAGGCTTACCGCACTTTTCCCTTACAACATCGAGATCAGACCTCCTGAAAATGAGTCACATCTTGTTAGCTGGAAGACTCAACTAGAGGAAGATATGAAGATGATTCAGGTTCAGGATAACAAAAACCACATTATGGAAGTCCTTTCAGCTAATGATCTCGACTGTGATGATCTAGGTTCAATTTGCATTGCCGACACAATGGATCTCAGTCACTATATAGAAGAGATTGTGGTATCAGCTGTTTCTTATCATTTAATGAATAACAGAGATCCTGAATATAGAAATGGAAAACTTGTGATTTCATCCAAGAG TTTGTCTCATGGATTAAGTATATTCCAAGAGGGAAAGTTCGGTGGCAAAGCTACAATGAAGCTGGAAGCACAGGCCGAATTTTCCAAG GAAGCAGGAAAGGAAGGGGCTGCTGGTGCGAATCCGGAAACAAAAGCTGAAAGCACTGCTCCTGAGAAAAAAAGTGGAGCAGAGACGGTAGCTTCATTGGTAAAACCAGAACCTTTAACCATAAAAACAGAATCTTCCGCACCAAAAACAGATGCTGACAATCCAGTCCCAGCTTTTAAAGCTCCT GAAGTTCCCGATAATGAATTTGAGAAGCGAATAAGACCAGAGGTTATACCAGCCGATGAGATTGGTGTAACATTTTCTGATATCGGTGCTCTGGAGGAGATTAAAGAATCCCTTCAAGAATTAGTAATGCTCCCACTGCGGAgaccagatcttttcaatggaGGCCTTTTAAAGCCTTGTAGAGGTATATTGCTATTTGGTCCACCTGGTAGTGGGAAGACTATGCTGGCAAAGGCCATTGCTAGGGAGGCTGGAGCTAGCTTCATCAATGTATCCATGTCTACCATTACTTCCAAATGGTTTGGTGAAGATGAGAAAAATGTCCGAGCTTTGTTCACATTAGCATCCAAAGTCTCTCCAACTATCATCTTTGTGGATGAAGTTGACAGCATGCTTGGGCAGAGAACCCGAGTGGGAGAGCATGAAGCCATGCGAAAGATAAAGAATGAATTTATGACTCATTGGGATGGTCTCATGACTAAACAGGGAGAGCGGATCCTTGTCCTTGCTGCAACCAACAGGCCATTTGACCTTGATGAAGCAATTATTAGGCGTTTTGAACGGAG AATATTGGTTGGGCTACCAACTGCAGAGAACAGAGAAATGATCATGAGGACTTTGCTGTCAAAAGAGAAGGTGGATGACCAGCTAGATTTCAAGGAGCTTGCAACTATGACTGAAGGATATAGTGGAAGTGATCTTAAG AATTTGTGCACCACAGCTGCCTATCGGCCTGTTAGGGAGTTAATACAGGCAGAGAGACAAAAGGATTTG gagaaaaagaagagagctGCAGAAGGACAAAATCAACAAGATGCTTCTGAAGAACGAAATCCAGACGCCGTCTCGGATACAAAAGAAGAACAGAAAGAGGCAAGAGTGATCACCCTCAGGCCCCTTAATATGGAAGACTTCCGGCAGGCAAAGAATCAA GTTGCAGCTAGCTTTGCAGCTGAGGGAGCTAGTATGAATGAATTGAAGCAGTGGAATGACCTATATGGGGAAGGGGGGTCGAGAAAGAAGGAGCAGTTATCTTATTTCCTATGA
- the LOC112179178 gene encoding calcium-dependent protein kinase 1, translating into MGGNCSTAAGDAPDPRPSNGHVRVRPPNAAPTRPAPPPKPHTTAPTTSTTGRVLGKPMEDVRSTYTFGRELGRGQFGVTYLVTHKETKQQFACKSIATRKLINHDDVEDVRREVQIMHHLTGHRNIVELKGAYEDRHSVNLVMELCAGGELFDRIIAKGHYSERAAANLCRQMVTVVHYCHSMGVFHRDLKPENFLLLSKDEDSPLKATDFGLSVFFKPGDVFKDLVGSAYYVAPEVLRRRYGAEADIWSAGVILYILLSGVPPFWGENEQGIFDAILRGHIDFSSDPWPSISSSAKDLVKKMLRADPKERLAAVDVLNHPWMREDGDASDKPLDIAVLSRMKQFRAMNKLKKVALKVIAENLSEEEIIGLKEMFKSMDTDNSGTITYEELKAGLPKLGTKLSESEVRQLMEAADVDGNGTIDYIEFITATMHMNRMDREDHLYTAFEYFDKDKSGYITMEELEQALKKYNMGDEQTIKDIIAEVDTDLDGRINYDEFVAMMRKGNPELVTNRRRK; encoded by the exons ATGGGCGGCAACTGCAGCACCGCCGCCGGCGACGCTCCCGATCCCCGGCCCTCCAACGGCCACGTCCGAGTCCGCCCCCCAAATGCCGCCCCGACCCGACCCGCCCCCCCGCCCAAACCCCACACCACCGCCCCAACTACCAGCACCACCGGCCGCGTCCTCGGCAAGCCCATGGAGGACGTCCGCTCCACCTACACCTTCGGCCGCGAGCTCGGCCGCGGCCAATTCGGCGTCACCTACCTCGTGACTCACAAAGAGACCAAGCAGCAGTTCGCCTGCAAATCCATCGCTACTCGGAAGCTGATCAACCACGACGACGTGGAGGACGTCCGCCGTGAGGTCCAGATCATGCACCACCTCACCGGCCACCGCAACATCGTCGAGCTCAAAGGCGCGTACGAGGACCGCCACTCGGTCAACCTGGTCATGGAGCTCTGCGCCGGCGGCGAGCTTTTCGATAGGATCATCGCCAAGGGCCACTATTCGGAGCGGGCGGCGGCGAATCTCTGCCGTCAGATGGTGACCGTCGTGCATTACTGTCACTCTATGGGGGTGTTTCACAGGGACTTGAAGCCGGAGAATTTCTTGCTGTTGAGTAAGGATGAGGACTCGCCGCTCAAGGCCACCGATTTCGGACTCTCCGTGTTCTTCAAGCCCG GAGATGTATTCAAGGATCTTGTGGGAAGTGCTTACTATGTTGCCCCCGAAGTGCTGCGCAGGCGTTATGGAGCTGAAGCTGATATTTGGAGTGCTGGAGTGATACTATACATTCTACTTAGTGGGGTCCCACCATTCTGGGGAG AGAATGAACAGGGTATCTTTGATGCTATTCTTCGGGGTCACATTGATTTCTcatctgatccttggccttccaTATCCAGCAGTGCCAAAGATCTTGTGAAGAAAATGCTTCGAGCTGATCCAAAGGAACGGCTTGCAGCAGTGGATGTCCTTA ATCATCCATGGATGCGAGAAGATGGCGATGCATCTGATAAACCTCTTGATATTGCTGTTTTATCTAGAATGAAACAGTTCAGGGCAATGAACAAACTCAAGAAAGTTGCATTGAAG GTAATTGCAGAAAATCTTTCTGAAGAGGAAATCATAGGCTTGAAGGAAATGTTTAAATCAATGGACACAGATAACAGTGGGACAATTACATATGAAGAGTTAAAAGCGGGCCTTCCAAAGCTGGGTACCAAGCTTTCTGAGTCTGAAGTGAGACAGTTGATGGAAGCG GCTGATGTTGATGGAAATGGAacaattgattacattgagttTATAACCGCTACAATGCACATGAACAGAATGGATAGAGAGGACCATTTATACACAGCCTTTGAATATTTTGACAAGGACAAGAGCGG GTACATCACGATGGAAGAATTGGAGCAAGCACTTAAGAAGTATAATATGGGTGATGAACAAACGATTAAGGATATCATCGCAGAAGTTGACACAGACCTT GATGGAAGGATCAACTATGATGAGTTTGTTGCCATGATGAGGAAAGGAAATCCTGAGTTGGTcacaaacagaagaagaaagtaa
- the LOC112177438 gene encoding F-box/kelch-repeat protein At3g18720-like, giving the protein MSISGVDDRWSKHLPRELADMIVKRLGLVDSKTFAAVCSSWRSVTMASQWLATQFPCSLQSLPYEACSAGTPCYSLYSPCEDRAANNLKFPKEIVDRDGMASYCSGCFGSWLIIAEHRHNPKTAKSYFFNPVSGACIALPPHRNRSFFVRDDETGWNEKVVVKTVASSDPTYPNCIVAALTLHAHKLAFCRPNDASWTLRQSRRRWLWLD; this is encoded by the coding sequence ATGAGTATCAGCGGCGTAGACGACAGATGGTCCAAGCATCTTCCTCGTGAATTGGCCGACATGATAGTGAAGCGGCTAGGGCTAGTTGATTCCAAAACATTTGCTGCTGTTTGTTCATCTTGGAGAAGTGTAACCATGGCCTCACAATGGTTGGCAACCCAGTTTCCGTGCAGCCTACAATCTCTTCCTTATGAAGCCTGCTCAGCAGGCACTCCATGTTATAGTTTATATAGTCCTTGCGAAGATAGAGCCGCCAACAACCTCAAGTTTCCAAAGGAAATTGTAGATCGTGACGGCATGGCTTCATATTGTTCCGGCTGTTTCGGTTCTTGGTTGATAATTGCAGAACACAGGCATAACCCAAAGACGGCCAAGAGCTACTTCTTCAACCCAGTATCGGGTGCTTGCATTGCTCTGCCACCCCATAGGAACCGTTCTTTCTTTGTCAGAGACGATGAAACTGGTTGGAATGAGAAAGTTGTTGTCAAGACAGTGGCCTCTTCCGATCCAACATATCCAAACTGCATTGTAGCAGCACTTACATTACATGCACATAAGTTGGCCTTTTGCAGGCCAAATGATGCATCATGGACTTTGCGACAGTCCCGAAGAAGGTGGCTTTGGCTTGACTGA
- the LOC112179078 gene encoding potassium transporter 3: protein MVDSEGQTGRILVKAYRSFGLVFGALCIPPIYVFKCAFSGGLTHYQSEDVVFGVFSVVFWTITLTSLIKYAGFVLSANDNGEGGVIALYALLCRNAKLCLIPNHQAADEEISTYRYPGHSSGNTPNSPLKRFIERHKSAKTCLLVLVLFGACMVICVGILMPAISVFSSVEGLKFQAKNLHDGVVVLIACVLLVGIFILQHRGFHKLGFIFSPILILWILLIAGVGIYNIIEWNPRIYQALSPYYIYIFFKRTGRDGWISLGGIILCITGTEYMFADLGNFKTRPIRVAFSSVIYPCLILQYMGQAAFLSRNLSAVSMSFYASVPAPLIWPVLVVAPLAAIVASQPVISSTFSVVKQCHAIRCFPRVKIVTNRRIPGQLYIPEINWILMILSLAITIGFRDTNYIGHAYGIAFLAATIITTWLTSLVINLVWNQSFILSLLFSLLFGSMEIIYLSSSCMKILKGGWVPLVFSAIFLVVMYVWQYGMRKKYTYDLHNKVSMKWILTLGPSLGIVRVPGIGLIYTELATGVPSTFTHFLTNLPAFYQVVVFVCIKTVPVPCVPQKERFLIGRIGPKSYGMYRCMIRNGYKDVFRSGDDFEIDLVMSIAEFIQMEAEGSETPEGSVDKRMAVVRTSGKFGTRLVMSQSSGPGESSSSGPSALVGTCKSQVLQDLQATYEKEAPKLNYWRRAQFGLLDTKYKDPRVREQLLELVNAKHAGATYVIGHSYLKAKYSSSFIKKCAINIAFSFLRKNCRSPAVALNIPHICLIKVGANYIV, encoded by the exons ATG GTTGACAGTGAAGGTCAAACTGGACGAATTCTCGTCAAGGCTTATCGGAGTTTTGGTTTGGTGTTTGGTGCCTTGTGCATTCCTCCCATATATGTTTTTAAATGTGCATTTTCGGGAGGATTGACCCATTACCAATCTGAAGATGTAGTCTTTGGGGTGTTTTCGGTGGTTTTTTGGACTATCACTCTCACTTCGTTGATCAAGTATGCTGGGTTCGTGTTGAGTGCCAACGACAATGGTGAAG GCGGGGTCATTGCATTGTATGCATTGCTTTGTAGAAATGCGAAGTTGTGTTTGATACCTAATCATCAAGCGGCGGATGAGGAGATCTCTACGTATCGTTACCCGGGTCATTCCAGCGGTAACACGCCCAATTCGCCGCTGAAAAGGTTTATTGAGAGACATAAGAGTGCAAAAACCTGTTTACTTGTTCTAGTTTTGTTTGGAGCTTGTATGGTGATATGCGTCGGTATCCTCATGCCTGCCATTTCGG TTTTTTCATCTGTTGAAGGCCTAAAATTTCAAGCAAAGAATCTGCATGATG GTGTGGTGGTGCTTATTGCATGTGTTTTATTAGTTGGCATATTTATTTTGCAACACCGTGGTTTCCACAAGCTGGGCTTCATATTTTCTCCCATTCTGATCCTTTGGATACTGCTGATTGCTGGTGTGGGAATCTACAATATCATAGAGTGGAATCCAAGAATATATCAGGCTCTTTCTCCATATTATATTTACATATTTTTCAAGAGAACAGGAAGAGATGGTTGGATTTCTCTTGGAGGAATAATTTTATGTATTACTG GAACTGAATATATGTTTGCAGATCTTGGCAACTTCAAAACAAGACCAATAAGG GTCGCATTTTCTTCTGTCATATATCCATGTCTAATACTTCAATACATGGGACAAGCTGCATTTCTTTCAAGAAATCTATCTGCAGTGTCTATGAGCTTTTATGCTTCTGTGCCAG CTCCACTAATTTGGCCTGTACTTGTGGTTGCACCTCTTGCTGCCATTGTTGCCAGCCAACCTGTTATCTCTTCCACATTCTCAGTTGTCAAGCAATGTCATGCAATACGATGTTTCCCACGTGTCAAGATTGTTACAAACAGACGGATCCCTGGTCAGTTATACATCCCTGAGATTAATTGGATTCTTATGATTCTCAGCCTGGCCATCACAATTGGTTTTCGAGACACAAATTATATAGGACATGCTTATG GGATTGCATTTTTGGCTGCGACAATCATAACTACGTGGTTGACATCACTAGTCATCAACCTTGTTTGGAATCAGAGTTTCAtcctctctcttttatttagtTTACTTTTTGGTTCAATGGAAATCATCTACCTTTCATCTTCATGTATGAAAATCCTTAAAGGTGGATGGGTTCCCCTTGTTTTCTCTGCAATCTTCTTGGTGGTTATGTATGTCTGGCAATACGGCATGAGGAAGAAGTATACGTATGACCTGCATAACAAGGTTTCAATGAAGTGGATACTCACGCTGGGTCCAAGTCTTGGGATTGTTAGGGTCCCTGGGATTGGCCTCATCTACACTGAGTTGGCTACTGGAGTCCCATCAACATTTACTCATTTTTTAACCAACTTACCAGCCTTTTACCAAGTGGTTGTCTTTGTTTGCATCAAAACTGTTCCTGTTCCTTGTGTGCCCCAAAAAGAAAGGTTTCTAATTGGTAGGATTGGTCCCAAGTCTTACGGAATGTATCGATGTATGATTCGGAATGGGTACAAAGACGTCTTTAGAAGTGGAGATGACTTTGAAATTGACCTGGTGATGAGCATAGCAGAGTTCATCCAGATGGAAGCAGAAGGTTCTGAAACACCGGAAGGGTCTGTGGATAAGCGTATGGCAGTTGTGAGGACATCTGGGAAGTTCGGCACAAGATTGGTGATGTCACAATCATCTGGCCCTGGAGAAAGCAGCAGTTCAGGTCCTTCAGCCCTTGTGGGTACCTGCAAGTCACAGGTGCTGCAAGATTTGCAAGCCACGTATGAGAAAGAAGCGCCAAAGCTCAACTACTGGCGGCGGGCTCAGTTTGGGTTGCTGGATACAAAGTACAAGGATCCTCGAGTGAGGGAACAGCTCTTGGAACTTGTGAATGCAAAGCATGCTGGGGCAACATATGTAATAGGTCACTCTTATTTAAAGGCAAAGTATAGTTCATCGTTTATAAAGAAGTGTGCTATCAACATTGCCTTCTCTTTCCTGCGTAAAAATTGCCGGTCGCCTGCTGTTGCTTTGAACATTCCTCATATTTGTTTGATTAAGGTGGGTGCCAACTATATTGTGTGA
- the LOC112179126 gene encoding uncharacterized protein LOC112179126: MLSSTCAHSLLRRPFLPSPIPRARVPTRPGGLYPISRSLRISESHSRPFNTRWTKISCFRQEELSSETPKAEYIGHLVPEEVVKPEFDGSKEVKRDWGLTLKEAADTVFRAIGSRWSVPWTAETILQVMLLWVVAFWFIGSWMVPFAAHLAGFNRESLTFRGQALFSLVTDVTEGLAGIMILHRCLSRFRPLPPDWFKFSLKGTWQIDVVLGCLMFPFVNRLSQFNLNLLPLLPSTPVTISSVEQSILARDPIAMALYAIVVSVCAPVWEEIVFRGFLLPSLTKYMPVWCAILVSAVVFALAHFNVQRMLPLVFLGVVMGAIFARSRNLLPSMLLHSLWNGFVFLDLMK; this comes from the exons ATGTTGAGCTCCACTTGCGCTCACTCGCTTCTTCGCCGCCCTTTCCTCCCCTCCCCTATCCCCAGAGCTAGGGTTCCGACCCGACCCGGGGGTTTGTATCCAATTTCCCGCAGTTTAAGGATCTCCGAATCTCATTCCAGGCCTTTCAACACT AGATGGACGAAAATTTCATGCTTTAGGCAAGAGGAGTTATCTTCAGAAACCCCGAAAGCTGAGTATATTGGACACTTGGTGCCGGAGGAAGTAGTCAAGCCGGAATTTGATGGTTCGAAGGAGGTGAAAAGGGACTGGGGATTAACTCTTAAAGAG GCTGCAGATACAGTGTTTAGGGCAATAGGCAGTCGGTGGAGTGTACCGTGGACAGCAGAAACCATATTGCAG GTTATGCTACTCTGGGTTGTTGCTTTCTGGTTCATAGGTTCTTGGATGGTTCCATTTGCAGCTCACCTGGCTGGTTTCAACAGGGAATCATTAACATTTAGAGGCCAAGCCTTATTCAGCCTAGTGACTGATGTAACTGAAGGTCTTGCTGGCATTATGATCCTTCATCGCTGCTTATCTCGTTTCCGTCCACTTCCTCCTGATTGGTTTAAATTTAGCTTGAAAGGAACATGGCAGATAGATGTTGTGCTAGGCTGCCTCATGTTTCCCTTTGTCAATCGGCTATCGCAATTTAACCTCAACCTATTACCACTCTTGCCGTCCACCCCTGTTACGATATCAAGTGTTGAGCAATCAATTTTGGCGCGTGATCCGATAGCAATGGCACTGTATGCAATAGTAGTTTCAGTGTGTGCGCCCGTGTGGGAGGAGATAGTCTTTAGGGGTTTCCTACTCCCTTCATTGACCAAGTACATGCCCGTGTGGTGTGCAATATTGGTTAGTGCAGTTGTCTTTGCTTTAGCACACTTCAATGTACAGAGGATGCTACCACTTGTTTTCCTTGGGGTGGTGATGGGTGCTATATTTGCACGGTCAAGGAATCTATTACCATCGATGCTCTTGCACAGCCTTTGGAATGGCTTTGTATTTTTAGACTTAATGAAATAA